The region CGTAAATCAGGCCAAAGCGCGACACGTCCAGCGGCCGCGACAGGATGCTGGAGGAATAGTCCGCCACCAGCGGCGCATCCACCTGCGGAATGAAGTCGTACTCCAGCCCGCCAATGGTCTCGTTGGGGGTGTAATGCACGTAGGAGGCACCCGGCGTCAGCTGCCAGCTGTCCTGCGCCGGCACCGTGGTGAAACGCACATCCTCAGTACTGGCGGCCACATTGACGCGACCGTAGCGGCGCGCTTCCTTGATGCCGCGGCTGGACCATTCCCCGGTATTGACATAATCGGCCACGCCGTTTTCGCCCATCAGGTTCATCGGCACCATGGCGAACTGTTGGCTGGCCCCGCCCTGCAGGAACAGCACTGCGTAATCGTCACTGATATCGAGCAGGTCGCGCAGATCCTGCTCGGCGGTTTCGGCAATCGCCACGTACTCCTTGGAGCGGTGGCTCATTTCCATTACCGAGAGGCCACGGCCGTTATAGTCCAGCATTTCGCTGGCGGCCTGTTTGAGCACCTCATCCGGCAGAGCGGCCGGACCCGCACAAAAGTTGTAACGACGTGTCATGCTTTCCTCAGCGGCAGTGCCGCGGCTGGGCCAGAAAATCGGCGCCGCGGTGCGGCGCCTGCATCAGTTACGGATTGGGTTCGCTATCGGCGTCGTCCGTCGCCGGGTCAGCCGCCGCATCCGGCGTTGGCTCACTGCCCTCACCCTCGACCGCCGCATCTGCTGCGGTTTCCAGGTTCTCGTCCAGTTCTTCTTCGTCGTCACCGTCGAGCTCGGGAATGCGCTCGATACCGACCAGGCGCTCTTGCTCGCCAAGACGGATCAACATTACCCCCTGGGTGTTCCGGCTCAGCTGGCTGACTTCATCCACCCGCGTACGCACCAGCGTGCCCTGATTGGAGATCAGCATCAGGTCTTCGCCGCCGAACACCTGGGTAGCACCCACCAGCTTGCCGTTGCGGTCGTTGACCACCATGCCGATCACACCTTGCGTACCACGGCCCTTGGTGGGGAACTCCTCCACCAGCGTGCGTTTGCCGAAGCCGTGCTCGGACGCGGTCAGCAGCTGGCCACCCTCTTGCGGCACGATCAGTGCGATGATGTCCTCGCCCTGCGCCAGACGCATGCCGCGCACACCGCGCGCCGTACGGCCCATGACCCGCACTGCGGTCTGGCGGAAGCGCACCACTTTGCCGTTCGAGGCCACCAGGATCACGTCTTCATCACCTTGGGTGATTTCCACGTTCACCAAGTGTTCGTTGTCGAGCAGACGCACCGCGATCAGACCATTGCTGCGTGGCCGCGCAAACGCCGCCAGCGGCGTACGTTTGACGGTACCGGTGGTGGTCGCCATAACAATGAACGGCCCCGGTACCGCATCGGTGGTTTCGACGTCCTCAACGCCCTCTTCTACCGCTTCCGGCAGTTCGGCCACGTTGGTGTCGTCGGTCTCTTCCTCGTCGTCCGGCTGTGCCGACTGTTGGCGCACCATGTCCGGATCAAGCCGCAGAATGGCAGTAATCCGCTCTTCTTCCTGCAACGCCGGGATCAGGTTCACGATCGGGCGCCCGCGCGCACCGCGGCCGCCCTGCGGCAGCTCGAACACGCGCAGCCAATACACCTTGCCGAGGTTGGTGAAGCACAGCAGTGTGTCGTGGGTGCCGGCCACCAACAGATGTTCGATATCGTCTTCATCTTTCACCGCGGTGGCCGCCTTACCGCGACCGCCGCGACGCTGGGCGCGGTAGGTGTCGATCGGCTGCGCTTTGGCGTAACCGCTGCGGGACAACGTCACCACCACGGTTTCTTCGGCAATCAGGTCTTCCATTGAGAAGTCGGCGCGGGAAGCCTGGATCTCAGTACGGCGCTCATCGCCGTATTCCTCGCGCACCGCGTTCAACTCTTCGCGGATCACTTCCATCAGGCGCTCGCCGTCGGACAGGATCAGACTCAGTTCGATAATGCGATTGAGCAGTTCTTGGTAGTCGCCCACCAACTTTTCCTGCTCCAACCCGGTAAGGCGGTGTAGACGCAACTCTAGAATCGCCTGCGCCTGCTCCGGTGATAGCCAGTACTGGCCGTCGCGCAGGCCGAGGCCGTCGGCGACGCCGTCCGGGCGGCAGGCGTCCGGGCCACCGGCGCGCTCAAGCATGGTCACCACTTCACCCGGCAACCAGCCGCGCTCTTGCAGCGCTTCGCGAGCCTCGGCGGACGACGGCGACTGCTTGATCAGCTCAATCACCGCATCAATGTTAGCCAGCGCCACCGCCAGACCTTCCAGCACGTGGCCGCGTTCGCGCGCTTTGCGCAGTTCGTACACGGTACGGCGGGTCACCACCTCGCGGCGGTGACGGATGAAGGCTTCCAGCATGTCTTTCAGGTTCAGCAGGCGCGGCTGACCGTCGACCAACGCCACCATGTTGATGCCGAACACTGATTCCAGCTGGGTCTGGGAATAGAGGTTGTTCAGTACCACGTCGGCGTTTTCGCCACGACGCAGCTCAATCACCACGCGCATGCCGTCCTTGTCGGACTCGTCACGCAGCTCGGTGATGCCTTCGATTTTCTTTTCCTTCACCAGCTCAGCGATCCGCTCGATCAAGCGTGCTTTGTTCAGCTGGTAAGGCAGCTCGGTGATGATGATCGCCTGCTTGCTGCCGCGCTCCATGTCTTCGATGTGGGCACGGGCACGGATATACACCCGGCCACGGCCGGTGCGGTACGCCTGCACGATGCCAGCGCGGCCATTGATGATGCCTGCGGTCGGGAAGTCCGGGCCGCTGATGTGCTCCATCAGCTCATCAATGGTCAGTTCGCTGTTGTCGATCAGCGCCAGACAGCCGTTCACCACCTCGGTGAGGTTGTGCGGCGGAATGTTGGTGGCCATGCCGACCGCAATCCCGGAGGAGCCGTTGATCAGCAGGTTCGGTACCCGCGTCGGCATCACCGCCGGAATTTTCTCGGTGCCGTCGTAGTTATCGACGTAATCCACCGTCTCCTTGTCGAGGTCGGCAAGGATTTCGTGGGAAATCTTGGCCATACGCACTTCGGTGTAACGCATGGCGGCGGCGGAGTCGCCGTCCACGGAACCGAAGTTGCCCTGGCCATCCACCTGCATGTAGCGCAGCGAGAACGGCTGCGCCATGCGCACGATGGTGTCGTACACAGCGGAGTCGCCGTGCGGGTGATACTTACCGATCACGTCACCCACGACACGGGCTGATTTCTTGTAGGGTTTGTTCCAGTCGTTGCCGAGTTCGTGCATGGCAAACAACACCCGGCGATGCACCGGCTTGAGGCCGTCGCGCACATCCGGCAGCGCGCGGCCGACGATGACGCTCATGGCATAGTCGAGGTACGACTGCTTGAGCTCATCTTCGATATTGACCGGGGTCACTTCTCTGGCGAGATCCGTCATGGTGATCCTTTCTAGTCCCCTGGGAACGCACCCACCGCAGGGCCGCGATGGCGTCAACTCTCGCTCTGGCCTCGCTGCAGGCGCCACAACGGCGCCGGAGGCCAGGGGTCTCCCCTGACAAAGGGGTGCGCTGGAAAGTCGGGGATGATAGCACAGCGGCGCTCGGCGCAGCTATGTGCCCGCCGCTGGATGGTGCCGCTGCGGCCTATATATGTCTGCCACAGTTGCCAGCGGGCGGCGGCGCCGTTCAGACACCCGCTCGGCGGTCAGCGGCCGAGGCTGCGACCGGACAGCTGCCCCTGCTATACTCGCCGCGCCCGACGGCCCGGACTTTTCGAGGATTCTTCATGCCCCACGTGCCAGCCCACGCTGACCTGATTCTGCAAGCCCCTTGGATCGCGCCCATCGAAGGCCCGGACCGCCTGCTCAAAGACCACGCCATCGTCATTGCCGGCACCCGCATCGTCGACATTCTGCCGATCACCGAGGCCGGCCGCCGCTACAAAGGCGGTGAGATCATGCGCCTCGACGGCCACCTGCTGATGCCCGGCTTCGTCAATGCCCACACCCACATGGCGATGCACCTGTTCCGTGGCCTCGCTGATGACCTGCCGCTGATGACCTGGCTGCAAGAGCACATTTGGCCGGCCGAAAGCCGGGTGGTGAGCGAGCAATTCGTGCTCGACGGCAGCCGCCTCGCGGCGGCAGAAATGATCCGCAGCGGCACTACCTGCTTTGCCGACATGTATTTCTTCCCCGACGCCACCGCGAAAGTGGCGGCCGAAGCCGGCCTGCGCGCCAACCTATTTTGCCCAGTGCTGGATTTTCCGTCTGCCATGTGCAGCGGCCCAGAAGACTACCTGCGCGCCGCCACCCAGTTGGCCGCCAAGTGGGAACATGAGCCGCTGATTTCAGTGGGCATCGGCCCGCACGCGCCCTACACCGTGTCCGACACCCCGCTGGCGCGCATTGCCGCGTTGGCGGAAGAACTGAATCTGCCGGTGATGATTCACCTGCATGAAACCGCCGCCGAAGTGGACAGTTCACTGGATACCGTCGGCGCCCGGCCGCTGGACCGCATCGACCGCCTCAATTTGCTGACTAAGCGGCTGATGGCGGTGCACATGACTCAGCTCACCGACGACGAAATTGCTCGCTTGGCCGAAACCGGCACCCACGTCATCCACTGCCCGGAATCCAACCTCAAGCTGGCCAGCGGCTTCTGCCCGGTGGACCAACTGCTGGCTGCCGGGGTCAACGTGGCACTCGGCACCGATGGCGCCGCCAGCAATAACGATGCCGACATGATCGGCGAGATGCGCACCGCGGCGCTGATCGCCAAGGGCTTCACCGGCCGCGCCGATGCCTTGCCCGCCGACACCGTGCTGGCGATGGCCACCCTCAACGGTGCCCGCGCGCTCGGTCAAGGTGACCGCATCGGCTCGCTGCTGCCAGGCAAACAGGCCGACATCATCGCCATCGACCTCAACCGCATTGAAACGCAACCGGTGTACGATCCCATTGCGCAGGTGGTTTACGCCGCCGGCCGCGACCAGGTCACCCACATGTGGGTGGCCGGCCGCTGTTTGATGGCAGACCGCGAGCTGCTGACGCTGAACGCGTCCGGCATCCTGCGCGACGTGGCCCAATGGCAGGAGACTATCCGTGACTGAACAAGCCGTGACCGCACAAGTGACTGCAGCGACCAACGTCGACCCCAATGAAATCGCCAAATTCGCTGCCTTGGCGGAACAGTGGTGGGACCCCAACTCTGAATTTCGGCCGCTGCACGACATCAATCCGCTGCGCCTCAACTACATTGATGAGCGCGTCAATCTGCCCGGCAAGAAAGTGATCGACATCGGCTGCGGTGGCGGCCTGCTGGCAGAAGGCATGGCCCGCCGCGGCGCCGAAGTCACGGGCATCGACCTTGGCGAGGCGCCACTGGCGGTGGCCCGCTTGCACGCCGAACAATCCGGCGTCGAGGTGGAATACCTGTGCATTCCGGCCGAGCAAATCGCCGCTGAACGCGCCGGCCAGTACGACGTGGTGACCTGCCTGGAAATGCTGGAGCACGTACCTGATCCGGCCTCGGTGATCCGCGCCTGCGCGGCGCTGGTGAAGCCCGGCGGCCAAGTGTTCTTCTCGTCCATCAACCGCAATCCACGCGCGTTCATGATGGCAATTGTCGGTGCCGAATATGTACTGCGGCTGCTGCCGCGCGGCACCCATGAATACGCCAAGCTGATCAAGCCGTCGGAAATGGCCGGCTGGGCGCGCGAATCCGGCTTGCAGGTGTGCGACACCGTCGGCATGAGCTACAACCCGTTCAGCTACCGCGCCGCGCTCAACCGCGATGTTGGCGTGAACTACATGATGCATGCGGTGCGGCCGGAGGCATCGTGATCAAGGCGGTTCTGTTCGACCTTGATGGCACCTTGATCGACACCGCGCCGGACTTTGTCAGCGTGCTCAACCGGCTGCTGGCGGAAGATGGCCGCCCCACCCTGCCGGAAGCCCTGATCCGCAGCGAAGTGTCCAATGGCGCCCGCGCCATGGTACGGCTGGGCTTCGGCATCGGGCCCGGCGAACCTGGATTTGACGACCAGCTGAAGCGCTTTCTCGATCGCTATGCCGATCACCTGGCTGAGGACACTTGTCTGTTCAGTGGCATGGACCAGGTGCTGGCGCAGCTGGATGCCCAGCACATGCCGTGGGGCATCGTCACCAACAAACCGGAACGCTTCACCACCCCGGTACTGGCCGGCCTTGGCCTAGCTGAACGCACCGGGCCGGTGATTTGCCCGGACCATGTGCGCGAACGCAAGCCAGACCCGGAAGGGCTGCTGCTGGCCGCCGCACAACTCGGCCTGGCACCACAACACTGTGTTTACGTCGGCGATCACCTGCGCGATATCGAAGCCGGCCGCCGCGCCGGCATGGTCACCGTCGGCGCCCGCTACGGTTACATCAGTGCCGACGACGATCCACAGCACTGGCACGCCGATCATTACATCGACACCCCCGAGCAGCTGTTGGCGCTGCTCGCGCTTGAAGGAGTTTGACCATGCCAGCCGTCCACCCGCAGTTTGAGCAGTTGCAGGCCGATGCCTGGCAATACCAGTGGGAACCAGGCAGTTTTGCCGGCCGCATCATCATGGTCACCGGTGCCGGTGACGGCATCGGCCGCGCCGCGGCACTGGCACTTGGCAAAGCCGGCGCCACCGTGATCCTGCTCGGCCGCACCCAGGAAAAGCTGGAGCAGGTCTACGACCAAATCCTTGCCGAGGGTGGCGCCAAGCCGGCCATGGTGCCGGCCAACTTGGAAGTCACCACCGCGGCCAACTTCGAAGAGCTGGCCGGCCTATTGATGGATGAGTTCGGTCACCTCGACGGTCTGCTGCACAACGCCTCAGTGCTCGGCGACCTGACTCCGCTGGACACCTACGGCTACGGCACCTGGGATACGGTGATGCAAGTGAACGTCAATGCCGCGTTCTACCTGACGCGGGCGCTGTTGCCGCTGCTGCGCGCCGCCGACCATGCGTCGGTGGTGTTCACATCCTCCAGCGTCGGCCGTCAAGGCCGCGCCTTCTGGGGCGCCTATGCGGTGAGCAAGTTTGCCACCGAGGGCCTCATGCAGGTGCTGGCTGACGAGTTGGAAAACACCACCCAGGTACGCGTCAACAGCCTCAACCCGGGCGGCACCCGTACCCGCATGCGCGCCCTCGCCTACCCCGGCGAAGATCCACAAACGCTGCGCACCCCGGAACAAATCCTGCCGGTGTACATGTACCTGCTTGGCGCCGCTAGCGTCGGCATCACCGGCCAGGCATTCGACGCCCAACCGCCGCGCGGCTGACCGTCGCCGCACTGGCCCGCTGGCACGGCCGCGCCAGCGCTCAGGTCATAGCAGCAAGTCGCCGCCCTAGGCCACCATGGCAGCGCCCCTTACACAGGACGTGACTGCTATGAAAATAATAAAGTCCCTGCTAGCGGCACTGCTGCTCGGCGCCTTGGCGCCGAGTGCGCTGGCCGATGCCGCTGCCGCCCTTTCCGCCGAACAGCGCGCCACCTTGCAGCGGCTGGCGCCCGGCGTCGAACTCACTCCCGAACTGATCGAGCTGATGCGCGAAATCAGCCTGTCCGGCACGCTGTCGGTGGAAGAGCGTTTGAAAGCCATCGGCCGCTTGTCTGGCCTGTCTGATCTGCCGGCAGAGCAACGCACCAGTTTCAAGATTTGCATCTGGGATCTGGCCGGCCGCAACGGCCCGATCTTTACTCACGCCGAGGCCGAACGCGCCCGCATCATGCAATACGGGGTCAACCTGGAGATGGTGCCGTTCACCAATGAAGGCGTCATGGTGGACGAGTTCAAAGCCGGCCATTGCGATGCCGCGCTGATGAGCGGCATGCGCGCGCGGCTGTTCAATACCTTTTCCGGCACCATCGACGCAGTCGGTGCAGTGCCCTCCGCCGAGCACATGAAGACGCTGCTGACGGTGGCCGCGCACCCCAGCAACGCTGGCCGCATGGTGCAGGGTGAATATGTGGTGCTCGGTGTATTCCCCGCTGGCGGCGCCTACATCTTCGTCAACGACCGTGAGATCAATGCGCTGAACAAGGCCGCCGGCAAGAAAGTGGCCGTGCTCGATTTCGACCCAATGCAGGCGCGCATGGTCTCCGGCATCGGCGCCACGCCGGTGTCCACCGACATCACTCGCGCACCGGGCATGTTCAACAATGGCGTGGTTGATGTGTTGGTGGTGCCGCTGCTGGCCTACGAGCTACTGGAGCTATACAAGGGCCTGGAGCCGAACGGCGGCATCATCGACCTGCCGCTGGCACAAATCAGCCTGCAATTGATCGGCCACCGCTCCAAATTCCCCAACGAGATCGCCCAGCTGGTGCGCGAAGCTATCCTTGAGCGCTATGACGACATCATGGAGTTCATCAACAAAGAAGAAGCGCGCATCCCCAAACGCTGGATGGTGGCGATTCCGGATCAAGAGCGTGATGGCTACGAAACCATGATGCAGGACGCACGTATCGAGCTGCGCAATCTGGGCTACTACCACCCGGACATGCTGCATCTGCAAATGCGCATCCGCTGCCGCATCGAGCCGGATCGTTCCGAGTGCGCCAATCCGCGCGAATGATTCCCTGCGGGCGCCAGGTCGGCGTCCGCTGCCACAACCTTTGGAGACCTCCATGCCGCTGCGCATTGTGCTGTGCTGTCTTGCCCTGCTGTGGCCGCTCGCTGCCGCCGCCACCTCAGATTGGCACTACGCCGATCTGCCGGCGGCTACCCAACAACAGCTGCGCGAGCAGATCTACAACAAGCTGCTGCCCCCGGAACAACGCATCGCGGCGCTAAAAAAATTGTTCTCGTTTTCCGATCAGGCGCCGATGCAGCGCACCGTTTGCATTTGGGACATCGCCGGCCGCGCTGGGCCGATCTATACCGCCGCCCGCGACCAACGCGCCGAGCTGATGCGCTACGGCGTCGACGTGGACATGGTGGTTTACACCAATGAAGGCGTGATGGTGGAAGAGCTCAAGGCCGGCCGCTGCGACGCGGCACTGATGAGCGGTTTGCGGGCACGGCTGTTCAATAATTTCTCCGGCACCATTGATTCAGTCGGCGGCTTGCCCACCGATGAGCACATGCACCGGTTGTTGGAACTACTCACCGACGTGCGTTTGGCGGATCGACTGACCAGCCAGGACTACGTGGTGATGGGCATCGCTCCCGGCGGCGGCGCTTATATCTTCGTCAACGACAAACGCATCAACAGCCTGGCGAAAGCGGCCGGCAAACGCGTGCCGGTGCTGGAGTACGACCCAGTGCAGGCACGCATGGTGGCGCAAATCGGCGCCACCCCGGTGGGCTCAGACCTACTCAGTGCGCCGACCAAATTCAATAACGGCTCGGTGGATGTGCTGCCAGCGCCGCTGATTGCCTACGAAATCCTCGAACTCTATAAAGGACTGGGCAAGGACGGCGGCATCATTGACTACCCACTGGCGCAAATCAGCGTGCAGCTGATCGGCCGCACCAACCGCTTCCCTCCGGAAGTGGCACAGTTGGTGCGCGAGGCGTTCTTCTCCGGGTACGAAGACATCATGGTGCGACTGCGCGCAGAAGCGGCGAAAGTGCCGGCGCACTGGTGGATCTCGATCCCCGACGCCGACAAGCAAGGCTATGAGACGCTGATGCAGGATGCCCGCATCCAACTGCGCGACGAGGGCTACTACAACGCCGAGATGCTTACCATCCAGCGGCGGCTGCGCTGCCATCTGGAGCCGACTCGCTCCGAATGTGCGCAACCGGTGGAATGACCCGGTAACGCCAACCCCGCCTCCTCAGTGGAGGCGGTCCAGCGTACCCCACACATCCAGGCGCGCGTCGCCGAACAGATCCATCTCCGGCGCCAGCACCTGAATGTATCGGTCGAAATACAGGAACTGCTTGAGCAGCAGCGCAAACTCACGCGGGAAGCGGATGCCGTGCTGCTCGCCAATGCGCACCAGATCCATCAGCACCTTGTTCACCTCGCGGTCATTGCGGCCGCCTTCCAGCACTGCGGCCGGATCCAGGTGCGTTAAACGCGACTGGAACGCGTCGATGTCACGGGCCAACGCCGCCACATCCACTTTCTCGCGGGTCATGCCGATACTGGCCATGGCTTCCGCCGTCTGCTGCGAATCACCTTGGCTGATGCCCTCGAACAACTGCGACATCGCCTGCCACACTTCCGGCCGCATGTGCCCGACAATACCGAAATCGATGAAGCCGACGCGGCCGTCTTCCAGCAGCATCAGGTTGCCGGCGTGCACATCGGCATGAAAGAAATCGCACAGCATTAACGACGAGAACCAAGTATTAAGCGCAATCACCAGCGTGCCGGTCGGATCATCGGTGTGCGCTTTGAGCACTTCCAGATCAGTCAGCGGCACACCGTGAAAGCGCTCCATGGTCAGCACCCGGCGCGCGCTGAACTCACGATAGGGCTTCGGCGCCACGGCACGGTCATTACCGGTGGCGGCGAGGAATTCGTTGAAACGCTCCAGGTTGTCAGCTTCCTTATGGAAGTCGCACTCTTCCAACATCGCCGACTGCAACTCATCGATGACGCCAGCGATGGCTGTGCGTGACAGCCCCGGCGTGATCAGCTCCACCACCCGCGCGGCCATATAAAGGAAGTTGAAGTCGGTCACCAGCACATGCTCGACACCGGGCTTCTGCACCTTGATCACTACGTCTTCGCCGCTGTGTAGTCGCGCCGCGTGCACCTGGGCAATGGACGCCGATGCCAGCGGTTGCGTATCAACCCAGGCGTACAGCGATTCCAGCGAACGTCCCAATTCCGACTCGATGGTGCGGCGAATAACGGGGAACGGCAGCACCGGGGTCCGGTCCAGGCATTTCTGGAACTCTTCCACATAATCTGCGGGAAACAGCGACGGCGAGCTGGCGATCAACTGCCCGAGTTTGATGTAGGTGGTGCCGAGCGATTCGAATGTCTCGCGCAGCAACACCGGCGTCGGCGGTCGCCGGCCGGACAACCAGCCGGCACCGGTGCGGGCCAGCACATTGAGCGTTTGCATGACCCTCAAGCCGCCACGCACGGTATCTCCAGCCAATCCGATACCGCTACGGCGGCGGGAGATGCGTACACGGGGGAGTCCATTGCCGGTATATTTCGACATTCTTGAAGCCGTCCTGAAGGTGAGCTGCACGATGATACTGGGACGGGCTTGCACCCGTCGCAATGAACATTAATCAGTCGCTACCGGATTTGTAATCGCTGCCCTGCTTTTTGTAATCGACGCTTGTGCCAATTTTCGCCCTTGGGTAGTGTTCGACGAGTTTCGCTCCAGGGGCGGAATAACAATAATTTCAAGGAGATCACGATGACGTTTTCCGTTCGGTTGCGCGCGCTGTTCCGCGCATCCCTTCTCGGCGCCGGTGTGGCTGCCGTATCCGGGTGTGGCATGGTCTACAAGACCACCGGTGATGTACTGGTCAGTTACGGCAGCAAAGAAATGGTGCCCTACCTGATGAGCTACAGCGACACCGGCATGGTCTGCGCCACTGGCGAATCACTCACCCCGCTGCTGCTATCATTCGAATCCGTGGGCTCCCATCCTGACAAACTCGCCACTCTGGTCTACACCACTGCCGCTATCTGCACCGAAGAGCGCGCGCTGGAAGAAGAGTTGCGCTACATGCGCGCCATGAAGGAAGGCCGCGTCGCCGAAGCCCAAGATGCCCGCGCACGCCAGAAAGAACTGGCTGAAGTCAGCGCCCGCCGCATGCAGGAAGCTTACAACCGCGCCGTCGGCCAATACGGCGAAGCTGACAACGGCAGCTGCCCGCGTCTGCGCAAAGACTTTGACGAACTGGTGTACATGATCGGCATGGTTGCCGGCGTACAGTCGCTGCTGGCCGATGCCACCGCTGACACCGCCGTCGGCGTACCGCGTGATGTGGCCGCCAAAGCCGAGCGCGCCATGTCCTGTCTCGACAACGAGAAATGGTGGGGCGCACCGATGGGCCTGCGTGCCGCGCTCTGGAACATCCTGCCGATGCTGAAGCCGGACAACGGCGACACCTGGGCTGAGCTGGACCGCTCCACCCGCCTCGGCTTTGAAGCCGGCGTACGTCTGCCGAGCGCGCTGGCCACCATCTCTGCCTATAGCACCGGCGACACCGACCGCGTGCGTAAGGCAATTCGTGATTTCGCCAATAACGATCAGGACCTCAACCCTGACTACGCGCTGATCGATGCCATTGCGTTCCAACTGGTCAAAGGCATTTCCGATCGCATGTGGACCGAAGCCACCGGCAAGCGCACGCCGTTCGGTGGCCTCGGCACCTTCTGGGACGAAACGCCGAAACAGAACAACAGCTTTAACATCGACGATCTTTTGTAATTTTTTACCGGGTGGAGCCGGCAGCCCCCACTGCCGGCTCGTTTGAATGCAGTACACGGAGACTCCCCCCATGCGCTACAACAAAACCGTCCTCGCCGTTGCTTCGTCCTTGCTGCTGGCTGTCAGCGGCTCCGCCGTTGCCAACGAGAAGCGCACCATGTGCGTGTTCGACATCATCGGCACCTCCGGCGACATCTATAACATCATGAAAGACTACCGCACCGCGGCGCTCGATCATGGTTATGACCTGACTTTGAAGGCTTACACCGACGAGAACATCGCCGCTGAAGACCTGAAAGCGGGCCAGTGCGACGCCGCCGCCATCACCGGCCTGCGCGGTCGCCAGTTCAATAACTACACCGGCAGCCTCGATTCCATCGGCGCGGTGCCCAGCTACGACGCCATGCGCGCCATCATCCAAGTGATCGGCAGCAACAACGAGCGCATCGTGCCGCACCTGAAATCCGGCAACTTCCAGGTCATGGGCGTGGCGCCGATGGGCGCGGCCTACCTGTTCGTGAAAGACAAAAGCATCAACAACGTCAACGCCCTCGCCGGCAAATCGATTTCGGTGATGGAGTACGACGAAGCCCAAGCCAAGATGGCCGCCAGCGTCGGTATGTCGCCGGTGATGTCTGATATCACCAACTTCTCCGGCCGCTTCAACAACGGCAGCGTGGATATTTCCTTCGCACCGGTGATGGCCTACAGCGCGCTGGAGCTCTACAAAGGCATGGAGCCGAACGGCGGTATCGTGCAGTACGTGCTGGGCCAGCTCACCACTCAGGTCATTGGCCGACAAGACAAGTTCAACGATGACTTTGCTGCATGGTCGCGTCAGTACTTCTCCTCTACGGTGTTCGATCGTGCCATGCGTGTGATCAACAACTCCTACAGCGAGATTGACAAGAAATGGTGGATCCCGGTTTCTGAGGGTGATGCCGAGCGCTACGACGAAATGATGCGCGACGCCCGGATCGAATTGACCCGCGCCGGCGTTTACAACAAGGACATGATGTCCCTGCTGCGCAACATCCGCTGTCGCATGGATGCGTCCCGTGCTGAGTGTTCTGACCAGCGCGAGTGATGCCAACCGAGTTGTGATCAAAGCGGAGCCTGTCCGGGCTCCGCTTTTCGCATGCCAGCACGTTCAACCGTTCGTTAGAAAGGTCCGTAGCAGGGTTTCGACCACTTTCACCCTGCTTACGTTGCGATTGGTCATTTTGCTCCGCGGCCTTTTTGGCGGGCATCTACAAGAATAACTGGGTGAACCATGCAAACGTCCTCGCGCCACACGTTTCTCAACCGCTCTCCCGGTGAGTGGCTGTCTTCGCTGCCCACCATCCTGATCCTATTACTCACCATCTTTTTATCCTCCGGTGAAATCATCCACTCGCAGTTACTGAAAGTGGGCGAATCCACCTGGGAAGAATATTTCCTGCTGCGTTCCGCCTCGGTGGAACCCACCTGTGAACGCGACCGCGATCTCGATCTAGAGGTCGAGCGCACGGTGCAGCAACGCGAAGCTGAAGCCGCAGATGACCCGCTCGCCGGGCTGCTCGGCGCCA is a window of Alcanivorax sp. REN37 DNA encoding:
- a CDS encoding HAD-IA family hydrolase — encoded protein: MIKAVLFDLDGTLIDTAPDFVSVLNRLLAEDGRPTLPEALIRSEVSNGARAMVRLGFGIGPGEPGFDDQLKRFLDRYADHLAEDTCLFSGMDQVLAQLDAQHMPWGIVTNKPERFTTPVLAGLGLAERTGPVICPDHVRERKPDPEGLLLAAAQLGLAPQHCVYVGDHLRDIEAGRRAGMVTVGARYGYISADDDPQHWHADHYIDTPEQLLALLALEGV
- a CDS encoding YciK family oxidoreductase: MPAVHPQFEQLQADAWQYQWEPGSFAGRIIMVTGAGDGIGRAAALALGKAGATVILLGRTQEKLEQVYDQILAEGGAKPAMVPANLEVTTAANFEELAGLLMDEFGHLDGLLHNASVLGDLTPLDTYGYGTWDTVMQVNVNAAFYLTRALLPLLRAADHASVVFTSSSVGRQGRAFWGAYAVSKFATEGLMQVLADELENTTQVRVNSLNPGGTRTRMRALAYPGEDPQTLRTPEQILPVYMYLLGAASVGITGQAFDAQPPRG
- a CDS encoding putative solute-binding protein is translated as MKIIKSLLAALLLGALAPSALADAAAALSAEQRATLQRLAPGVELTPELIELMREISLSGTLSVEERLKAIGRLSGLSDLPAEQRTSFKICIWDLAGRNGPIFTHAEAERARIMQYGVNLEMVPFTNEGVMVDEFKAGHCDAALMSGMRARLFNTFSGTIDAVGAVPSAEHMKTLLTVAAHPSNAGRMVQGEYVVLGVFPAGGAYIFVNDREINALNKAAGKKVAVLDFDPMQARMVSGIGATPVSTDITRAPGMFNNGVVDVLVVPLLAYELLELYKGLEPNGGIIDLPLAQISLQLIGHRSKFPNEIAQLVREAILERYDDIMEFINKEEARIPKRWMVAIPDQERDGYETMMQDARIELRNLGYYHPDMLHLQMRIRCRIEPDRSECANPRE
- a CDS encoding putative solute-binding protein — encoded protein: MPLRIVLCCLALLWPLAAAATSDWHYADLPAATQQQLREQIYNKLLPPEQRIAALKKLFSFSDQAPMQRTVCIWDIAGRAGPIYTAARDQRAELMRYGVDVDMVVYTNEGVMVEELKAGRCDAALMSGLRARLFNNFSGTIDSVGGLPTDEHMHRLLELLTDVRLADRLTSQDYVVMGIAPGGGAYIFVNDKRINSLAKAAGKRVPVLEYDPVQARMVAQIGATPVGSDLLSAPTKFNNGSVDVLPAPLIAYEILELYKGLGKDGGIIDYPLAQISVQLIGRTNRFPPEVAQLVREAFFSGYEDIMVRLRAEAAKVPAHWWISIPDADKQGYETLMQDARIQLRDEGYYNAEMLTIQRRLRCHLEPTRSECAQPVE
- a CDS encoding ABC1 kinase family protein; the protein is MSKYTGNGLPRVRISRRRSGIGLAGDTVRGGLRVMQTLNVLARTGAGWLSGRRPPTPVLLRETFESLGTTYIKLGQLIASSPSLFPADYVEEFQKCLDRTPVLPFPVIRRTIESELGRSLESLYAWVDTQPLASASIAQVHAARLHSGEDVVIKVQKPGVEHVLVTDFNFLYMAARVVELITPGLSRTAIAGVIDELQSAMLEECDFHKEADNLERFNEFLAATGNDRAVAPKPYREFSARRVLTMERFHGVPLTDLEVLKAHTDDPTGTLVIALNTWFSSLMLCDFFHADVHAGNLMLLEDGRVGFIDFGIVGHMRPEVWQAMSQLFEGISQGDSQQTAEAMASIGMTREKVDVAALARDIDAFQSRLTHLDPAAVLEGGRNDREVNKVLMDLVRIGEQHGIRFPREFALLLKQFLYFDRYIQVLAPEMDLFGDARLDVWGTLDRLH